TGGCTTGGACGCTTCCTTCTTGAAAACCATGCGTGTGATAGTATTCGACCCAAAAGACTTTAAAGAAGGATTGGAATGTGCAGTTTGTTTATCTGATTTGGAGGAAGGAGAGGAAGCTCGGATATTGCCAAAATGTGATCACGCGTTTCATGTTGAATGCATTGACATGTGGTTTCATTCGCATTCCACTTGTCCTGTTTGTAGAAACCCACTCATATCTGATCAAGTGGAAATCATACtagaacaagaagaagaagcaatgAATGCTGCTATGGTGGAAGATGATGATAATGCAGATaataatcatgatcatcatgATTCGGGTTCAGAACAAGCTACATCATCATCAATGCAGGCCGACAAGAATAGAGAAAGGCCCGATTTGGTAATAGATATACCGCCAAGGCAAGAGGCTAATGAGGAAGATGATGAGAAAACCCCGGGTTCGTTTTCAAGATCAATGAGATCATTGAAAAGAATATTGAGTAGTAATTCAAGGTTTAATCCTTTTAGTCCAAGACCATAATCGGCAACAATGTCTTGTTGCATATGCAACTAGTAAATTCAGATTGTAATTCTTTTGTGTAGTCTATTCCTTATCATCTGCTCAATGTTTGATCCCAACCGGTTTTAATAATTAGTGGCATATTCTTCATAATATCTAGTACCCAACATTCGTATATtgtctttcttcaactctcaATCTCTCATAAGAAGAATTCTGGATCTTGTCTCATAAATTTATGTCCACATCACATGTTGCATAATTAGTATGTTTGTGACCAATGATCGTATACATTTACTTGTTAGCAATTTCGAAGAATCACAAAGATATCCTAACACTGAGGCTCACCTGCTTTGACTTTGGGCTTGCAAATCGGATAAGCTCTTTGGATTAGTCCGCTAGCAAAACGAGTAGGACAAACATGATTGATtaccaaaaaaagaaagttCATAGAATCATGATTCATATGTCATAGAAACAAAGAGTAGGATCAATTGCAATCCTTCCAATTTTGACTAAAGTTTTGGCTTGTTTGAAGTTGCTGTTTTAGTCTAATAGAACTTTTCATAGCCATCAGCTACAAATGTAGACATAAGCAACAAAATAATGCATAAGCATACTAGAAATTCCGATGCTTGTGTTCATTCAGTTATAActaaatttatgttttatatatggagaaagtgagtatgaggctgttatgcacccaacttgggtgaaaaacctctcacatactaatattttaaataaatacatggccccccatgatttttaccttttaaaaaaaggtatgtgaggggtttttcaccccaACTTGGGTGCATAACAGTCATATATTTCCTTCCCcctttatatatttacatttttaaacgtgtgatttttgtttttattttttcaccaCTAACACTGCTAAAGACTTACAACGGATAGAGGTACAGGCTAGCATAGTAGCATTTTTGTGATTTCACATGCCTCAACTTAAGCATAGCTCATTTAATGACTGGAAAAGTTGAACCCAAGCTCAACCTATGTATTGAAAAGGGTAGTCATGTCACTCATGTGGACATGTTAACAACCCACATAAGATCAACTCATCAACAACTACATCATAAAAACtactacgagtatatatttCTGTCTGTCAACTGAGACCTAAAAGTTAAGTAACCCACAACCTTTTGGCCATTCACATAATGCTTACGCAAAAGACATGATGGAATGGAATGGAATGTTTGTAGGTATAAACTTGAAATAAAATAGTTTTGagcataatatatatactagtatataAACCTTACACAATTcactaaataaaacattacaccATATGGATTTGCTGGCTAATGTTAACCTACCACCATCCAAAAGACACAAAGTACTTGTAGGAATGAGGGTATGCACTTCTTTTTTTGTAATATAAACACCACAAAACTTATAATAGTAGTATAGTACCCATTATTTTACAATACCAACCATATTACTACTAcaatttaattaacttttttccATCACCGAGTACGTTCATATTGTTTGTCTCTTCACggtcaaaaaagaaaacaacagTTGACAATAGTGGCATGGCATCAGTACTAAAGAAAGCCTTTTTTACATATGAATTTGATACACAATTAAACAATAAGATTATGCCCTTTTTGTAGCTGACACCAAATGtaataaacaatacaaaagaaCAGTGTGGGATCAATCACACACGCTTATCAATGCACATTCATATgacttcttttttaaaaaaagaaccaACCACCATGACAAATGGAGCAAATAGAAGCTGCATACCACAACATCAAATACACTATTACCAATGCTGCATCACCTCCCCTAACATTCAcaaagtttgtatatattatactacTATCACGTGCCTAATCATGTGACCACCTTTTGAAACTGCAACAACTAATATTGACAATTAACACAGTCAAAGATCCCATCTACAATACAAGACTGATACATATCATAAACAAACCTGcctatataagtatataacccCTTGGTACACATAAGAATCTATGCAAAAAGTTTCATAATAAATCATGAATTCTAGGTCGAAAAAAATAGCTCTAATCTTTCTTGCCATGCTAATGGTTCTTGGTTCTAGGCCTAGTGGGATTCAAGGAAGACTATTGTCTAAAAGTGCAGATGTAGCAAGTTCAACATCAGAGACTCTTAAAGGTTTGCAGGCAGGAGCGAAGAAGCCTATAAAGAAGGTGAAATCAAGCTTTCGAAGAATACCTCCAAGCAGATCAAATCCAATCCAGAACAAGTAATGTCACTACAGATCATAGAAATTTTGTATCGCTTTTGAGtaacaaatatatttctttttttttttatctttagttCAAGGGCCAGTGTGTACCAGATTTTTTAGCTTTGTTGATCTTAAAGTAGTTTATATTCCATGTTAAATGTAACAAAGCAGTTTAGAAATGTAAATATGAAGTCATCTATTACATTTTCCGTTATCATAACTGAGTAGAATACAGAAGGAAAGCCAACGACTACATTCTGAATATAGGACTAAACAGGCTATGCACTTTCACTATATTGGTGCAAACTATTGGGAAAAGTAAACTAACAAAACTGAAACAGGAAGACATTTGATATATCAATAAGCAACAAAAAGAGCTAGGCTTCTCGATCTTTCACCTTTTTAGTGATGCCATTGATAAGTTCTCTTTCTGAAGGATGTCCAGATGAACGACTCAATTAAGTCAAGCATTGTGTTTTCTTTTCCTATGtgatttttgtttactttttgtAACATCGTCTTCCACTGTATGTTTGGTGAACTTCCCAGAATCCCTCTCCGTTCCATCTGCATGACGCTTTTGGCCCGACTTTTTAAAAGGTTTCTGAGCCaggaatggagtggctgaagaTAGATTAGTATCAATCTCTTTCCTCATGTCCTTGAGCTTCTCTTGCTGTGATTTTGGACGATTCTCTGTGAAAGACGaatcatattttgatgattttgtttCCTTTGAACCAAATGTAGATATGAAATCATTGTACACAGATTCTCTTGAAATCTGTCTCGACTTCCATTGATCAGGTCGTTTTGCATACCTATCAAAACAGCAAAACTCAACATTTATGGTATTATATATGATTCCCAACTTCATATATGTAAATAGAGAAAAAGTGTTTACCCGTCAATATCAAATTTCCTCAAGAGATGTGGACCTTGTCTTGTCTTTGAGAGCTCTGCCTGTACGGCTAACATCTCTGATACAATGACCTCTCTCAAAGCGACACTGCTCGCATCAAAGCATTTCTCGACAGTAAAGGAACCTGATTGAAGCACGCAAAGCTCTCCAAAATGTCCTTTAAGTCTTCAAATAAATTTCAAAGTCAAATATAAtcagaaacaaaaacaaagataaactCGTTTTTTTCACAATAAAAGGAACAAGTGTGGTAAAAATGTAAGAGTATTTATAGCAGCATACATACTTGATGACTAATTTACGCTTTTGTTTCCCAGAAGCATCCGAACTAAGAAAAGCTTCAATCACCCTTGCCCCTCCGGAGTCCTTTGTAGTGTCAAGGAGTTGATCTTCTTCCAATGATGTCATACTTGAGATGAAGGCTTGGATAAACTCCTATATAACAGTTTCCAGACATACATAAACGATACAAAGAGAAAAAGGCTACATGCTAGCAAAAATGAAGGAAAAACTTTCACTTACACAAGGAATTCTAAAAACCGACTGAAGAAGCAATGTCCCAATTGTATGCATCCTAGCCCCACTTGGCCAATCCCAGGTGGACTTATCCTTGCAGTAAAAGTAGTTATCAAGATATAATATCCGAGGAACAATGCATCTAGGGGGCTCATTTTCCATGCATACAGCACCAAGGAGAGCTTGACAGCACTGCAAAACAAATCATCAAAAACGAACCATGGTTAGAAATTGATAAATCATAGGATATACTTTGGAGTTGCAAACTTGCACACCTTGTGTTCATGGGTCTGAAGCTTGTGACATGCAGCAAGAAGTGATGCAACAACCCCAGACTTGCCCATTCCAAAAAGATCTTTAAATCTTGTGCCAAGTTCCTTCCAGATCAGCTCCACCTAGAAGAAAGGAAATTAACATTAATCATAATTCACAGGCCCAAACTATCTAATTGTTATCTTACAGGGTGATAGAGGTGACTAAACtgattttcattaaatattacAAGTATTAATTTTGTGATCCTTGTGCAGAACTTGGCAACGATCAATcccaacaaacaaaaaaattataaaatgaatgatgagatatatattatcaaaagatAATAATGCATGAAGTAGTGCAAGGCTTACATGATCTTCACTTCTAGCATGAGAAATTAATGCTTGGACCACGAAATTCCCACAGTGATGAGAAGACATCTCAAATAATGAGcctttgaaaacttttgttATTAACTCATCGTACATAGTTTCAGGGGAGACATCCAAGATGACCTGCATCAATAAGACAAGGATgttaatatcaataaaatattatGTAGTAAAATTGCAGATTACATGACATTAACCGAACCTCCATCATATGGCTAAAGGCAGTTTCTTTCATCAAGCCTAAAAGTCTTTTGGCAGCATTGTTGTCTATGAGGTTCCCTTTGCAGCCAAGAATAACTGGAATTGCTAGTAATAACTCTTGCTCATATCCAACCAATAACTTTAAAGCAGTCTGCCACAACATTACAAATCAAATGTATCACATAGTATGTACCTAAAACCAA
The sequence above is drawn from the Erigeron canadensis isolate Cc75 chromosome 4, C_canadensis_v1, whole genome shotgun sequence genome and encodes:
- the LOC122597747 gene encoding RING-H2 finger protein ATL60-like, whose amino-acid sequence is MDSTDHVDNSGVMELTKNIMIMSFIALFFFIIFALLVYYFSNGRQQATIYTNDPVSEQQRGLDASFLKTMRVIVFDPKDFKEGLECAVCLSDLEEGEEARILPKCDHAFHVECIDMWFHSHSTCPVCRNPLISDQVEIILEQEEEAMNAAMVEDDDNADNNHDHHDSGSEQATSSSMQADKNRERPDLVIDIPPRQEANEEDDEKTPGSFSRSMRSLKRILSSNSRFNPFSPRP
- the LOC122595469 gene encoding pumilio homolog 23, translated to MVAIGSKALPLRRAKSSYSIPECGMAWEDNSYYQGERRRNMSRKSMKKNKGVDGDNSGKNSSGGASNETYNSNSHSNVQDASVPHTSFLRQQVDPETAKYFTEIANVIEGSEIDMEERSSICGNALEETRGKEVELATDYIISHTLQSLLQGCALDQLCNFLQNCSKDFPRISMDRSGSHVAETALKSLAAHLQESEDQSLIEVTLNEICQAIVLNPVEVMTNCHGSHVLRSLLCLCKGVPLDSSDFHSKKSSAVLAQRLNFKSSRSDGNGFQGKQMGFPDMLKFLVSEILKAARKDIEFLQVDQYGSLVLQTALKLLVGYEQELLLAIPVILGCKGNLIDNNAAKRLLGLMKETAFSHMMEVILDVSPETMYDELITKVFKGSLFEMSSHHCGNFVVQALISHARSEDHVELIWKELGTRFKDLFGMGKSGVVASLLAACHKLQTHEHKCCQALLGAVCMENEPPRCIVPRILYLDNYFYCKDKSTWDWPSGARMHTIGTLLLQSVFRIPCEFIQAFISSMTSLEEDQLLDTTKDSGGARVIEAFLSSDASGKQKRKLVIKLKGHFGELCVLQSGSFTVEKCFDASSVALREVIVSEMLAVQAELSKTRQGPHLLRKFDIDGYAKRPDQWKSRQISRESVYNDFISTFGSKETKSSKYDSSFTENRPKSQQEKLKDMRKEIDTNLSSATPFLAQKPFKKSGQKRHADGTERDSGKFTKHTVEDDVTKSKQKSHRKRKHNA